The Eleutherodactylus coqui strain aEleCoq1 chromosome 13, aEleCoq1.hap1, whole genome shotgun sequence genome includes a window with the following:
- the MED19 gene encoding mediator of RNA polymerase II transcription subunit 19 isoform X2 gives MMEGFSGLFVPSEPPPSLPSGPGGPPVVSAAGGVGFGAGKPHPVSGAPNSSVPGPPLPPPPSLAAVPAGEDGVRRPSGPFYLLRELSGLSDLTGSVNLILHYNLEHSFGKFCGKKVKEKLSNFLPDLPGMIDTPGSQDNSSLRSLIEKPPICGNSFTPLTGALLTGFRLHAGPLPEHCRLMHIQPPKKKNKKHKQSRTQEPAPPETPSDSDHRKKKKKQREDDPERRRKKKDKKKKKNRHSPEHPGAGSSQTGLR, from the exons ATGATGGAGGGCTTCTCCGGTCTGTTCGTTCCTTCAGAGCCGCCACCATCACTTCCCTCCGGGCCGGGGGGGCCGCCGGTGGTCTCTGCTGCCGGCGGCGTCGGGTTTGGGGCGGGTAAACCTCATCCCGTTTCTGGGGCGCCCAACTCATCCGTCCCCGGCCCTCCTCTACCGCCTCCCCCGTCACTGGCGGCGGTTCCTGCTGGGGAAGATGGAGTCCGGCGGCCGTCTGGTCCCTTCTATCTCCTCCGAGAGCTCTCAG GCCTCTCGGATCTCACCGGCAGCGTCAACCTCATCCTGCACTACAATCTGGAGCATTCGTTCGGGAAGTTCTGCGGCAAGAAAGTCAAAGAGAAACTGAGCAACTTCCTTCCAGACCTCCCAG GTATGATCGATACCCCCGGCTCTCAGGATAACAGCAGTCTGCGATCTTTAATTGAAAAGCCCCCAATTTGTGGAAATTCCTTCACGCCGCTGACGGGCGCACTACTGACTGGATTCAGACTACACGCAGGCCCG CTTCCAGAACACTGTCGTCTGATGCACATACAGCCCCCAAAGAAAAAGAATAAGAAACACAAGCAAAGCAGAACACAGGAGCCCGCTCCTCCAG AAACACCGTCAGATTCCGAtcacaggaaaaagaagaagaaacaaagagaagacgatccagaaaggaggagaaagaaaaaagacaagaagaaaaaaaag
- the TMX2 gene encoding thioredoxin-related transmembrane protein 2 isoform X2 encodes MAVIAPLLALVYAAPGLWRWVSQPYYLLSALLSASFLLIRKVPPVCTALPSQREDGNPCDFDWREVEILMFLSAIVMMKNRRSITIEQHIGNIFMFSKVANTILFFRLDIRMGLLYVTLCLVFLMTCKPPLYLGPEHIKYFSDKTIEEEMQSDRRVSWLVEYFANWSTECQSFAPIYAELSLKYNCAGLKFGKVDIGRYPDVQRQPLSSVQAAPHTYIVPRWQGGIKATAGR; translated from the exons ATGGCGGTGATCGCTCCGCTGCTCGCTTTGGTGTACGCGGCGCCCGGCCTGTGGCGATGGGTGTCGCAGCCCTACTACCTGCTGTCCGCCCTGCTCTCCGCCTCCTTCCTGCTCATCCGGAAGGTGCCCCCTGTCTGCACCGCGCTGCCGAGCCAGCGGGAGGACGGCAACCCCTGTGACTTTGACTGG CGGGAGGTGGAGATCCTGATGTTCCTCAGCGCCATAGTGATGATGAAGAACCGGCGCAGCA TCACCATTGAACAACACATCGGAAACATCTTCATGTTCAGTAAAGTCGCCAACACCATCTTGTTCTTCCGCCTGGATATACGCATGGGCCTCTTGTACGTCACCTTGTGCCTAG TCTTCCTCATGACGTGTAAGCCCCCTCTGTATCTGGGCCCTGAACATATCAAGTATTTCAGCGACAAAACAATTGAG GAGGAGATGCAGTCGGACCGGCGCGTTTCATGGCTTGTGGAGTATTTTGCAAATTGGTCAACTGAATGCCAGTCATTTGCCCCCATTTATGCAGAGCTGTCTCTGAA GTATAACTGCGCTGGACTGAAGTTTGGCAAAGTGGATATAGGCAGATATCCTGAT GTACAACGTCAGCCCCTCTCCTCTGTCCAAGCAGCTCCCCACACTTATATTGTTCCAAGGTGGCAAGGAGGTATTAAGGCGACCGCAGGTCGATAA
- the TMX2 gene encoding thioredoxin-related transmembrane protein 2 isoform X1: protein MAVIAPLLALVYAAPGLWRWVSQPYYLLSALLSASFLLIRKVPPVCTALPSQREDGNPCDFDWREVEILMFLSAIVMMKNRRSITIEQHIGNIFMFSKVANTILFFRLDIRMGLLYVTLCLVFLMTCKPPLYLGPEHIKYFSDKTIEEEMQSDRRVSWLVEYFANWSTECQSFAPIYAELSLKYNCAGLKFGKVDIGRYPDVSTRYNVSPSPLSKQLPTLILFQGGKEVLRRPQVDKKGRAVSWSFTQENVIREFNLNELYQKAKKIYRNQDEAEAEENPSIESKKDQ from the exons ATGGCGGTGATCGCTCCGCTGCTCGCTTTGGTGTACGCGGCGCCCGGCCTGTGGCGATGGGTGTCGCAGCCCTACTACCTGCTGTCCGCCCTGCTCTCCGCCTCCTTCCTGCTCATCCGGAAGGTGCCCCCTGTCTGCACCGCGCTGCCGAGCCAGCGGGAGGACGGCAACCCCTGTGACTTTGACTGG CGGGAGGTGGAGATCCTGATGTTCCTCAGCGCCATAGTGATGATGAAGAACCGGCGCAGCA TCACCATTGAACAACACATCGGAAACATCTTCATGTTCAGTAAAGTCGCCAACACCATCTTGTTCTTCCGCCTGGATATACGCATGGGCCTCTTGTACGTCACCTTGTGCCTAG TCTTCCTCATGACGTGTAAGCCCCCTCTGTATCTGGGCCCTGAACATATCAAGTATTTCAGCGACAAAACAATTGAG GAGGAGATGCAGTCGGACCGGCGCGTTTCATGGCTTGTGGAGTATTTTGCAAATTGGTCAACTGAATGCCAGTCATTTGCCCCCATTTATGCAGAGCTGTCTCTGAA GTATAACTGCGCTGGACTGAAGTTTGGCAAAGTGGATATAGGCAGATATCCTGATGTCAGCACTAG GTACAACGTCAGCCCCTCTCCTCTGTCCAAGCAGCTCCCCACACTTATATTGTTCCAAGGTGGCAAGGAGGTATTAAGGCGACCGCAGGTCGATAAGAAGGGGCGTGCTGTGTCCTGGAGCTTCACTCAG GAAAATGTAATCCGAGAGTTCAACCTGAATGAGCTCTACCAGAAAGCAAAGAAGATCTACAGGAACCAAGACGAGGCGGAAGCTGAGGAGAATCCTTCCATAGAGAGCAAGAAGGACCAGTAA